The following proteins are encoded in a genomic region of Cydia strobilella chromosome 19, ilCydStro3.1, whole genome shotgun sequence:
- the LOC134749887 gene encoding fatty acid synthase-like isoform X1, with product MVPSPQEQQPETAVGTTMDKNRVVISGISGLYPQSHHIKDLTDILYKKENPVTAGEPRWKFDHPEVPPFVGTVPKIDCFDAQFFKVHYRLSSSMDPMGRKILEQAYQAIYDSGVSPEHLSGKKIGVFIGSCFSETEKAAFYVASSRTGFGIAGCNKSMFANRVSYWLNAKGPSQSIDAACCSSTVALEQAYLAMTRGDCEAAIVGGSNLCLHPQSSMHHGRIISLCKDGKTKSYDQNADGCARSEAVNVLFLQKAKDALRIYADVVHVKNKFLEIVETDTGPKYGFYRDPVSMSGFLKEFYEEAKILPNEVEYIEGFGSGDAEADKVELEAFDEVFCRNRSEPLVVGSVMSNLGYCEAASGITAITKVLLGYHKGEIAGNLHCTTPRNDVEAIQKGRMRILTDHQHFKRTYVGVNGMSVTGINSHVLLHGHFKPKDPTRYQCSFPRLVTISARQDVAVKSIIDDLKSRSIDPEELALLHNIHSSRISGHVGRGFVILGTDKDNKTVCLCEKASYCDASDRPLWFVYSGMGSQWTGMGKALMRIPIFSDAIERCRKVLEPKGVDIIHIITSPDKSIYDNILNSFVGIAAIQIGLTDILHELGLIPNKIIGHSVGELGCAYADGCLTAEEMILSAYSRGLVSVQTPFIHGSMAAVGIGFDKVSKMCPPEIEVACHNGPDSCTISGPAVAMSEFVAQLTAKGIFAKDVPCSNIAYHSRYIAEAVIIAGPALRKYLTEVISTPKLRSPRWVSTSVPQERWNEEAAKYSSAEYHTNNLLNPVLFEETSRLIPQNAVLVEVAPHGLLQAILKRSLPSSCVNVPLTRRGHSDNAQVLLEAIGQLYMEGYYPNIRVLYPKIDFPVSTGTPHLSHLVEWAHNETWFLPLYVSASRREAAACNFVISLHDSENNYLQGHVIQGKTVYPFAGALVAVWDTLAMSLGVARKQLSVQFRDVHLFAQPLMHDSRQLRLSVSLNRGTGLFEVTDDSSKVATGYVNRVSSNISTGFKHHEKTTEVLELTTDDVYKILFQRHYRYAGEFRSICSTNSTFAEGYLLWKGNWVTLIDGMLQLNVLRQPHEGISQPAYIRKITIDIKRHLNKKNVQINDLNVMKTNICAVQDSTSCEGILLEGIRFREIVPADEKKLALKALNFVPRFQSVRDLKVQHIFQVFIQIVSENIGKDIINVVEIYDKRGDDYVFQEINTTLKDIPGIAVNMSHMHKSEVLDNVVKEADLVLVSNLSRDDNLCQTVYRLFHRNGFLINAEHLEETSRPSALYSVVSEHSSKKTRLELVKWRPITLTSGTSTFTVRTTSDLALLQTARTNLPLRQRMIVLTPYPMISGLKDLVKQWRSESERNQIFLLTFKNTSENLHIDTLPELDLAFNIINHDEWGGEYYEPLQQKVGSNCGIALKSAKIGDLESLRWIETAGCKGFGVPVKVHFAGLNINDAKRAYGEIPFEVNNTSESYYGMDFSGMTETGQRVMGVVRGGAVSDRVLAYPELMWPVPDHWSLEDAATVPLPYAHAFYCLFIKSKLKQGSSIVVHGGSGALGQAIICITLHMKCEVFVAVSDIKKKQYLQKLYPQLKEDHIGCSRDKNFSDLVLSHTKGRGCSVVITCGQGEIKTAFLKCCAPEGITLDTSPLKSQENYMFRMSYIAGDRSYMSIDFASIFESPNKDEWKKLQVMVAKGIQDGYVRPLSRVSFMPEEATRAFRLLAASGHRGRILLRLQPALPQPECPRLFCSSDHCQMLISDEEGLAIQLGDRLIKSGARTLHLHLPAPPSSHLLKTWETLGVKIQISTEELTSSKDIINLLSESWRIGPVEGIFVLITKALNKQQQKMYETLVDNLDIAARKTCPTMKYFAVVGINNIVGQRVCLSRASQRLPAMMLQIPQELSDSRQITNAVEQGLCSQQSDIFAHTQVTTSNKTLIDQIAAISGIPISIDTVGGDGSVATLQDLGISSEKARAVSIFLRDTYYVCIDDDKIPYITVEKLRDIEEMSKECEYPPKEGLGALFTYVDPDELLATVELMSPPTHSHSSQLREDELDNQSTLPVLCVIPGLEGHHHRYRLMCERLKLQAFVLQPGLDKPGESNEKLAARYVKIMLKKINKNKRFYLLGYEMGVLTALEMAAILEDQGMTGTVFCLGGGPEDFLAALEEQINTACAGEDSEQVLQNAVARHMCALMGSASTQLETALRNASTWREKVDVSVSVLRGRVTYSAQYAQALIEAAYARVTQARNARARVQATPRALQSRVVLLRSPTAVSASPHPLQRYTRLPLAIHDLSAPLAHATDDLRVAAIVNQYLDDEVLQEFENRNLCTSYLLNADVFMTA from the exons ATGGTGCCCTCTCCTCAAGAACAGCAGCCAGAGACCGCTGTGGGAACAACAATGGATAAGAACAGGGTCGTAATATCTGGTATTTCTGGCCTCTATCCACAATCGCATCATATCAAAGACCTAACAGACATATTATATAAAAAG GAGAATCCTGTTACGGCAGGAGAGCCCCGCTGGAAATTCGATCACCCTGAAGTGCCACCGTTTGTCGGGACTGTTCCTAAGATTGATTGTTTCGATGCCCAATTTTTCAAAGTCCATTATAGGCTCAGTTCAAGTATGGATCCAATGGGACGGAAGATTCTGGAACAAGCTTATCAAGCTATTTACGATTCAG GAGTAAGTCCAGAGCATCTTTCTGGGAAAAAAATCGGCGTGTTCATCGGATCTTGTTTTTCGGAAACTGAAAAAGCTGCTTTCTATGTTGCTTCCTCAAGAACTGGTTTTGGAATAGCTGG GTGTAACAAATCCATGTTTGCCAATCGAGTGTCGTACTGGCTAAATGCAAAAGGACCATCCCAATCAATAGACGCTGCTTGCTGCAGTTCAACTGTAGCTCTCGAGCAGGCGTACTTGGCTATGACTCGAGGGGACTGTGAAGCAGCCATTGTCGGGGGATCCAATTTATGCCTACACCCACAAAGCTCTATGCATCATGGaag GATAATAAGCCTCTGCAAAGATGGTAAAACGAAATCATATGATCAGAACGCGGATGGCTGCGCTAGATCTGAAGCTGTTAACGTATTGTTTTTACAAAAAGCTAAAGATGCCTTAAG aatATACGCCGATGTGGTACATGTTAAGAACAAATTTCTCGAGATCGTAGAAACTGATACAGGTCCTAAGTATGGCTTTTATCGAGACCCCGTCAGCATGTCAGGATTCCTTAAAGAATTCTATGAAGAAGCAAAAATATTGCCTAATGAAGTTGAATACATTGAAGGATTTGGATCAG GTGATGCAGAAGCTGATAAGGTAGAATTGGAGGCTTTTGATGAAGTTTTCTGTAGGAATAGATCCGAACCACTAGTAGTTGGTAGCGTTATGTCTAACTTGGGTTACTGTGAAGCAGCTTCTGGCATAACTGCAATTACAAAG GTCCTACTTGGATATCATAAGGGTGAAATAGCTGGCAATCTTCACTGCACAACCCCTCGGAATGATGTAGAAGCAATACAAAAAGGACGTATGCGAATCTTAACTGATCACCAACATTTCAAACGCACTTATGTTGGCGTTAATGGGATGTCGGTGACTGGTATTAATTCCCATGTTCTTTTACATGGTCATTTTAAGCCAAAG GATCCAACACGTTATCAATGTAGCTTTCCTCGTTTAGTTACAATTTCTGCAAGACAGGATGTAGCTGTAAAAAGCATTATCGATGATTTGAAATCCCGGTCAATTGACCCTGAAGAACTAGCATTGTTACATAACATTCATTCTTCTAGGATAAGCGGTCATGTGGGCAGAGGATTTGTTATTCTAG GTACAGATAAAGACAATAAAACGGTGTGCTTGTGTGAAAAAGCTAGCTACTGTGATGCTAGCGACCGACCGCTGTGGTTTGTGTACAGCGGAATGGGCTCACAGTGGACTGGGATGGGCAAGGCACTCATGCGCATACCGATATTTAGCGATGCCATAGAACG CTGCCGTAAAGTGTTGGAACCAAAAGGCGTTGACATTATCCATATCATTACCTCACCTGACAAATCCATCTACGACAACATACTGAACTCATTTGTCGGAATAGCTGCCATCCAAATAGGCTTGACTGATATCCTGCATGAATTGGGTTTGattccaaataaaataattg GTCACAGCGTGGGTGAGCTAGGATGCGCGTATGCAGACGGTTGTTTAACGGCTGAAGAAATGATCTTGTCGGCGTACTCTCGAGGTTTGGTTTCTGTGCAGACTCCATTCATTCACGGTTCTATGGCAGCCGTTGGCATTGGATTCGACAAA GTGTCAAAGATGTGTCCACCGGAGATTGAAGTAGCTTGTCACAATGGTCCGGACTCTTGCACAATTTCGGGCCCGGCCGTGGCGATGAGCGAGTTTGTCGCTCAGTTGACTGCTAAGGGTATATTCGCTAAGGACGTCCCTTGCTCCAATATTGCGTACCATTCCCGGTATATTGCTGAAGCAG TTATCATTGCAGGACCGGCCCTCCGTAAATATTTAACTGAAGTCATCAGCACTCCGAAACTCCGCAGCCCGCGTTGGGTTTCCACTTCAGTGCCTCAAGAAAGGTGGAACGAAGAAGCTGCGAAGTATTCTTCGGCCGAATACCACACTAATAACCTTCTG AATCCAGTGCTATTTGAAGAGACGTCACGACTGATACCGCAAAACGCAGTATTGGTAGAGGTGGCACCTCACGGGCTTCTGCAAGCTATTCTCAAGCGGTCCCTGCCATCGTCTTGTGTTAATGTGCCTCTCACACGACGTGGTCACTCGGACAATGCACAAGTTCTCCTGGAAGCCATTGGCCA gcTGTACATGGAAGGGTATTACCCAAATATTCGTGTACTATATCCCAAGATTGACTTTCCTGTGTCGACCGGCACCCCACATTTATCACATTTGGTAGAGTGGGCCCATAATGAAACATG GTTTTTGCCATTATACGTCAGTGCCAGCAGAAGAGAAGCAGCAGCGTGCAATTTTGTTATTTCTCTCCATGAcagtgaaaataactatttgcaAGGTCATGTCATACAAG GTAAAACGGTGTATCCGTTCGCGGGCGCTCTGGTAGCGGTATGGGACACACTGGCGATGTCCTTGGGCGTGGCTCGGAAGCAGTTATCAGTGCAGTTTCGCGACGTTCACTTGTTTGCCCAGCCGCTTATGCACGACTCACGGCAACTGCGCCTTAGCGTCTCGCTGAACAGAGGGACAGGATTGTTCGAG GTGACTGACGACAGTTCAAAAGTAGCTACTGGCTATGTTAATAGAGTATCAAGTAACATTTCTACAGGTTTCAAGCATCACGAAAAAACTACAGAAGTTTTAGAGTTAACCACTGACGATGTTTACAAGATATTGTTCCAAAGACACTATAGATATGC GGGCGAGTTTCGAAGCATCTGCAGTACGAACTCTACATTTGCCGAGGGATACCTACTGTGGAAAGGCAACTGGGTCACCCTCATAGATGGCATGCTGCAACTCAATGTTCTAAGGCAACCTCATGAGGGCATCTCTCAACCAGCCTACATAAGGAAGATTACCATTGACATCAAAAGACACTTGAATAAGAAAAACGTACAAATAAACGATTTAAACGTTATGAAAACGAACATTTGCGCAGTTCAAGACAGCACtag TTGCGAGGGCATATTGCTGGAAGGTATACGATTCCGTGAAATTGTGCCTGCCGATGAAAAAAAACTGGCATTGAAAGCGTTGAACTTTGTGCCACGGTTTCAATCAGTGCGTGACTTAAAG GTACAACATATTTTCCAAGTGTTTATACAGATTGTTAGCGAAAATATTGGCAAGGATATTATTAATGTTGTCGAAATTTACGATAAAAGAGGAGACGATTATGTATTTCAAGAAATAAATACTACTTTAAAAGATATTCCCGGGATTGCTGTAAACATGAGCCATATGCATAAGAGTGAAGTTTTAGACAATGTAGTAAAAGAAGCTGATTTGGTTTTAGTCAGTAATTTATCCAGGGATGACAAT TTATGCCAAACTGTTTATCGCCTGTTTCACCGCAATGGGTTTCTTATCAATGCTGAACACTTAGAGGAAACATCACGACCCTCGGCATTATACAGTGTTGTTTCGGAGCACAGTTCTAAGAAAACTCGACTAGAATTAGTAAAGTGGAGGCCAATAACATTGACTTCTGGAACTAGTACATTCACTGTCAGGACTACCTCGGATCTTGCACTATTACAAACTGCGAGAACGAACCTACCGCTGCGCCAGAGAATGATTGTGCTCACACCGTATCCTATGATATCGGGACTAAAAGATTTGGTAAAACAGTGGAGGAGCGAATCAGAACGCAACCAAATATTCCTGCTTACATTCAAAAATACATCCGAGAATCTACATATAGATACACTGCCGGAATTAGATTTagcttttaatataattaatcac GATGAGTGGGGAGGAGAGTACTATGAGCCACTTCAGCAAAAAGTAGGCAGCAATTGTGGTATAGCCTTGAAGAGTGCAAAAATTGGTGACTTAGAATCTCTTCGCTGGATTGAAACGGCTGGATGCAAGGGTTTCGGCGTCCCGGTCAAG gtacattttgCCGGACTCAATATTAATGATGCCAAGCGAGCTTACGGTGAGATACCATTTGAAGTAAACAATACGAGCGAGAGCTACTATGGAATGGATTTCAGTGGGATGACTGaaac CGGACAGCGTGTAATGGGCGTGGTGCGAGGGGGCGCAGTGAGTGACCGCGTGTTGGCGTATCCTGAACTTATGTGGCCGGTGCCAGACCATTGGAGCCTGGAGGACGCAGCCACCGTGCCACTGCCTTATGCGCACGCATTCTATTGCCTT TTCATTAAAAGTAAGCTGAAACAAGGATCAAGTATCGTCGTCCATGGTGGCTCTGGTGCTTTGGGACAAGCCATCATATGTATCACATTACATATGAAATGCGAAGTTTTTGTCGCCGTCAGTGatataaaaaagaaacagtATCTGCAGAAATTATATCCACAACTAAAAG AGGATCATATTGGATGTTCCCGGGACAAAAATTTTTCGGACTTAGTGCTAAGCCACACTAAGGGAAGAGGATGCAGTGTCGTAATTACATGTGGACAGGGTGAAATTAAAACG GCTTTCCTAAAATGCTGCGCACCCGAAGGTATTACTTTAGACACCAGCCCACTTAAAAGTCAAGAAAACTACATGTTTAGAATGAGCTACATAGCGGGAGACCGATCGTATATGAGCATCGACTTCGCATCTATATTTGAATCTCCAAATAAAGACGAATGGAAG AAGCTACAAGTCATGGTAGCGAAAGGTATCCAAGATGGGTATGTACGCCCGCTATCACGCGTGTCCTTTATGCCAGAAGAGGCGACCCGTGCATTCCGTTTGCTAGCCGCTAGCGGTCATCGTGGAAGAATACTCCTACGCTTGCAGCCCGCACTTCCTCAACCGGAATGTCCCAG aCTTTTCTGCTCATCTGACCATTGTCAAATGTTGATTAGCGATGAAGAAGGACTAGCGATTCAGCTAGGCGACAGGCTGATAAAAAGTGGTGCCAGAACTCTGCATTTGCACTTACCCGCCCCTCCATCAAGCCATTTACTGAA GACTTGGGAGACTTTAGGCGTCAAAATACAAATATCAACAGAAGAACTTACAAGCAGTAAGGATATAATTAATTTGTTGAGTGAGAGTTGGCGCATTGGCCCAGTAGAAGGCATATTTGTGCTGATAACTAAGGCTCTCAACAAACAACAAcagaaaatgtatgaaacttTGGTAGATAATTTGGATATAGCGGCTAGAAAAACTTGTCCAACAATGAA GTATTTTGCTGTTGTTGGCATCAACAACATTGTCGGCCAACGTGTATGTCTTTCAAGAGCGAGCCAACGATTGCCGGCAATGATGCTTCAAATACCACAG GAATTGTCAGATTCACGGCAAATAACAAATGCCGTGGAACAAGGTCTATGTTCACAACAAAGTGATATATTCGCTCACACTCAAGTTACAACAAGCAATAAAACTCTCATAGACCAAATTGCAGCGATATctg GTATTCCCATTTCGATAGACACAGTCGGTGGCGATGGTAGTGTTGCAACATTGCAAGATTTAGGAATTTCGTCAGAAAAAGCACGAGCAGTATCTATCTTTTTAAGGGACACTTATTATGTTTGTATCGATGACGACAAAATACCTTATATTACTGTAGAAAA ATTAAGAGACATCGAGGAAATGTCAAAGGAATGCGAATATCCACCCAAAGAAGGTCTAGGTGCTCTATTCACGTATGTCGATCCGGATGAACTACTGGCAACTGTTGAGTTGATGTCACCTCCCACGCATTCACACTCGAGTCAACTG AGGGAGGACGAGCTGGATAACCAATCAACCTTGCCAGTCTTGTGCGTGATTCCTGGACTGGAGGGGCACCACCATCGCTACCGGCTGATGTGCGAGCGACTGAAGCTGCAAGCGTTCGTGCTACAGCCTGGTCTCGATAAACCTGGGGAGTCTAACGAAAAATTGGCAGCGAGATATGTGAAG attatgTTGAAAAAGATTAACAAAAACAAGAGATTCTACCTCCTGGGCTACGAAATGGGAGTACTAACGGCACTAGAGATGGCAGCTATACTGGAAGATCAAG GTATGACGGGTACGGTATTCTGCTTGGGCGGTGGTCCGGAGGACTTCTTAGCCGCGTTAGAGGAGCAGATCAATACGGCATGTGCTGGCGAGGACTCAGAGCAAGTGTTACAGAATGCAGTGGCGCGACATATGTGCGCGCTCATGGGTAGCGCCTCTACACAACTGGAGACTGCGCTACGCAATGCTAGCACTTGGCGAGAGAAGGTTGATGTAAGCGTCAGCGTCCTGCGCGGACGCGTTACGTATTCAGCTCAGTATGCGCAAGCGCTGATCGAGGCTGCGTACGCGCGAGTGACGCAGGCGCGTAACGCTAGAGCGCGCGTACAAGCAACGCCACGCGCGCTCCAATCCCGCGTAGTGTTGTTACGGTCGCCAACTGCAGTCTCCGCCTCCCCGCATCCACTCCAGCGCTACACGCGTCTCCCGCTCGCGATACACGACTTAAGCGCACCGCTGGCCCACGCCACTGATGATTTACGCGTAGCGGCCATCGTCAACCAATATCTAGACGACGAGGTTCTTCAGGAGTTTGAAAATAGAAATCTTTGTACATCATATCTACTGAATGCTGATGTCTTCATGACTGCCtaa